In Nocardia sputorum, a single genomic region encodes these proteins:
- a CDS encoding ANTAR domain-containing protein, giving the protein MDIEQPRPPADADRCAFEAGRAVIEQAKGMLMLVYGIGEQQAFELLRSYSQHTNVRLRELAGRILTELPTAGGQAPAAPIRVELNRILAGQPRPPADEATPDRAEPRHPPHGSTDMSI; this is encoded by the coding sequence GTGGACATCGAACAACCCCGACCGCCCGCTGACGCCGATCGGTGCGCGTTCGAAGCCGGCCGCGCGGTGATCGAGCAGGCCAAAGGAATGCTGATGCTGGTCTACGGGATCGGCGAGCAGCAAGCATTCGAGCTGCTGCGGTCCTACTCGCAACACACCAACGTGCGACTACGCGAACTGGCCGGACGCATCCTCACCGAACTACCCACCGCGGGCGGGCAAGCCCCCGCAGCTCCGATACGCGTCGAGCTGAACCGCATCCTGGCCGGACAGCCCCGCCCTCCGGCCGATGAAGCCACCCCCGATCGTGCCGAGCCGCGGCACCCGCCACACGGATCCACCGACATGAGCATCTGA
- a CDS encoding MerR family transcriptional regulator: MQQANDPTNSTHPIDSADASSAADRLDHEDYPAYSMGRAAEILGVTPAFLRGLDAAELLIPQRSAGGHRRYSRSQLRIAARVRALVDAGTPLEAACRIIALEDQLTEARELNAEITRRNPPAPDRDS, encoded by the coding sequence GTGCAGCAAGCGAACGACCCCACCAACTCCACCCACCCCATCGACTCCGCCGACGCTTCCAGTGCCGCCGACCGGCTCGATCACGAGGACTACCCCGCCTACAGCATGGGCAGGGCCGCGGAAATCCTCGGCGTCACCCCCGCCTTCCTGCGCGGCCTGGACGCCGCCGAACTGCTGATCCCGCAGCGTTCAGCGGGCGGGCACCGCCGCTACTCCCGTTCCCAGTTGCGGATCGCCGCGCGGGTCCGCGCGCTGGTCGATGCGGGCACACCGCTGGAGGCGGCGTGCCGGATCATCGCCCTGGAAGACCAACTCACCGAAGCCCGCGAGCTCAACGCCGAAATCACCCGGCGAAACCCGCCCGCGCCGGACCGCGACAGCTGA
- a CDS encoding ATP-binding protein, whose translation MWQRIHDVLRDRARVQAGRDTRPTAAVIDSQTVRGADTVAAGTTGYDAGKKIKGRKIVEHAGRPLLEVHMDQPVDQFLRIEDAVQVSDELAGNAVVHARAPRGCRLMVAGHGWLRVEVEDASPAPARIRRPDHTGGCGLILVDQLATCWAVDYHGPGKTVWAELGTRGRG comes from the coding sequence GTGTGGCAACGCATCCACGACGTGTTGCGGGACCGGGCACGAGTCCAGGCAGGGCGTGACACGCGGCCCACTGCCGCGGTAATCGACTCGCAGACCGTTCGTGGCGCCGACACGGTCGCTGCCGGCACGACCGGTTACGACGCGGGCAAGAAGATCAAAGGCCGCAAGATAGTCGAGCATGCCGGGCGTCCGCTTCTGGAAGTACATATGGATCAGCCCGTCGACCAATTCCTGCGTATCGAGGACGCGGTGCAAGTGTCTGACGAGCTGGCCGGCAACGCTGTCGTGCACGCCCGCGCCCCGCGTGGTTGCCGGTTGATGGTGGCCGGCCACGGCTGGTTGCGTGTGGAGGTCGAGGATGCTTCACCCGCGCCCGCGCGGATCCGCCGACCCGATCACACCGGAGGGTGCGGGTTGATCCTGGTCGATCAGCTGGCCACCTGCTGGGCTGTGGACTACCACGGACCCGGCAAGACGGTGTGGGCCGAACTCGGCACCCGCGGCCGCGGCTGA
- a CDS encoding IS701 family transposase yields the protein MDVVRPVIEEFAAEMFAGFARRDQRAKGQLYLRGLLADGKRKSMQPMAARLGVDHQQLQQFVTTSTWDHTQVRARLTGWAARFVDPDALVVDDTGFPKDGTASPGVARMYCGALGKRGNCQIGVSVHAATDWASAALDWRLYLPKSWDDHTATDPDEAEQITARRARCAIPDHARFREKWRLALDMLDEVLTWGMPARPVIADAAYGDSTAFRAGLTERGLTYVLAVSAATSVHPATAEPVPPTYSGFGRPPTRTDYPDKPVTAKTMIITTGRSAGRFVTWRRGSRHTASNPGAVMRSRFLALRVRPANRNITRGPDGSLPECWLLAEWPTGAAEPTDYWLATVASSIPLRDLVRLAKIRWRIEHDYRELKDGLGLDHFEGRSWLGWHRHVTLTSIAQAICTTLRLTPKAPAQA from the coding sequence ATGGACGTGGTCCGTCCGGTGATCGAGGAGTTCGCCGCCGAGATGTTCGCCGGGTTCGCCCGCCGGGACCAACGAGCCAAGGGGCAGCTGTACCTGCGGGGCCTGCTGGCAGACGGTAAACGCAAGTCGATGCAGCCCATGGCGGCGCGGCTCGGGGTCGATCATCAGCAGTTGCAGCAGTTCGTGACGACCTCGACCTGGGACCACACCCAGGTCCGGGCCCGGCTGACCGGGTGGGCGGCGCGGTTCGTCGACCCCGACGCCCTCGTGGTCGACGACACCGGGTTTCCCAAGGACGGGACAGCATCACCGGGTGTGGCGCGAATGTACTGCGGGGCGTTGGGCAAACGCGGCAACTGCCAGATCGGAGTGAGCGTGCACGCGGCCACCGACTGGGCCTCGGCCGCACTGGATTGGCGGCTCTACCTACCGAAGTCCTGGGACGACCACACCGCCACCGACCCGGACGAAGCCGAACAGATCACCGCACGGCGGGCACGGTGCGCGATTCCCGACCACGCTCGGTTCCGGGAGAAGTGGCGGCTGGCGCTGGACATGCTCGACGAGGTCCTCACCTGGGGAATGCCCGCCCGGCCGGTGATCGCCGATGCCGCCTACGGCGACAGCACCGCCTTCCGCGCCGGACTGACCGAACGCGGCCTGACCTACGTCCTGGCGGTCTCGGCGGCGACCAGCGTCCACCCCGCCACCGCTGAACCGGTGCCACCGACCTACTCCGGATTCGGGCGACCCCCAACCCGCACCGACTACCCCGACAAGCCCGTCACCGCCAAGACGATGATCATCACCACCGGCCGCTCAGCGGGACGGTTCGTCACCTGGCGGCGCGGCTCCCGCCACACCGCATCGAACCCGGGCGCGGTGATGCGCTCCCGGTTCCTCGCCTTACGGGTGCGCCCGGCCAACCGCAACATCACCCGCGGACCGGACGGCAGCCTTCCCGAATGCTGGCTGCTGGCCGAATGGCCCACCGGCGCGGCCGAACCCACCGACTACTGGCTGGCCACCGTGGCATCAAGCATCCCGCTACGAGACCTCGTGCGGCTGGCGAAAATCCGCTGGCGCATCGAACACGACTACCGCGAACTCAAAGACGGCCTCGGCCTGGACCACTTCGAAGGCCGATCCTGGCTCGGCTGGCACCGCCACGTCACCCTCACCTCCATCGCCCAGGCAATCTGCACCACGCTGCGCCTCACCCCAAAAGCCCCTGCGCAGGCCTGA
- a CDS encoding LysM peptidoglycan-binding domain-containing protein, which produces MAAEWHTVVAGETLSGIVKKKYGDLRFLRMIAELNHIADPNLIRVGQEIMLPLRSVLAGTADVE; this is translated from the coding sequence ATGGCAGCCGAATGGCACACAGTCGTCGCGGGGGAGACCCTGTCGGGGATCGTCAAGAAGAAGTACGGCGATCTGAGATTCCTCCGGATGATCGCCGAGCTGAACCACATCGCGGACCCGAACCTGATCAGAGTCGGCCAGGAGATCATGCTCCCCTTGCGGTCCGTTCTCGCCGGAACGGCGGACGTCGAATAG